One window of the Colletotrichum destructivum chromosome 4, complete sequence genome contains the following:
- a CDS encoding Putative cyclin PHO80, Cyclin-like superfamily, producing the protein MLTTSPIVASSANASPNSFHYAPTRSSPHSSPARLSAPLPRRHSASKSSPSATMTSPSSQPRPRQYVAVDAGTQYSPMESSTQQQAQDAAVDVANAPRASVPATLVEPPQTPRPQLLDPSAPHSPPATQSQPHPQPQGVVAPVIRDASAIIASPGKRRNSQDPAVAQAASASVAGESSSSAAKRPKPTAGPPKILPQRYEFCGVEDMVVLISHMLSELIETNDALALRSGSLTRFHSRTAPSISVLEYLNRLAKHATLTPPLLLSMVYYIDRLCALYPEFTINTLTVHRFLITAATVAAKGLSDLFWNNTTYARVGGVRVAELKLLELEFLYRVDWKIVPNPEVLVAYYRGLVERCPGYALQEEEAVDSDEDFDAVDDDGSTEISDGVGDDSGDSPEEESPAKSAHGEDAVGPSQAA; encoded by the exons ATGTTGACAACATCTCCCATCGTCGCCAGCTCCGCCAATGCCTCGCCCAACAGCTTCCACTATGCCCCTACGCGATCCTCCCCGCACTCGTCTCCTGCCCGGCTTTCGGCCCCTCTGCCGCGGCGGCACTCTGCATCCAAGTCCTCCCCATCCGCCACAATGacctcaccctcctcccaaCCACGCCCGCGACAATATGTAGctgtcgacgccggcacccAATATTCCCCCATGGAGTCCTCGACCCAACAGCAGGCACAAgatgccgccgttgatgtCGCCAACGCTCCGCGCGCCTCGGTGCCCGCGACGCTTGTCGAACCCCCACAAACGCCGCGTCCCCAGCTGTTAGACCCGTCCGCACCGcactcgccgccggcaacgcAATCACAACCGCACCCGCAACCCCAGGGCGTCGTGGCCCCCGTCATCCGCGATGCCTCGGCTATCATTGCATCACCTGGCAAGCGGCGAAACTCCCAAGACCCGGCTGTCGCGCAGGCGGCGAGCGCGTCCGTCGCAGgcgagtcgtcgtcgagcgccgcCAAGCGCCCGAAGCCCACGGCTGGCCCGCCGAAAATCCTGCCGCAGCGCTATGAGTTttgcggcgtcgaggacatggTTGTTCTGATATCGCACATGCTCTCTGAGCTGATTGAGACCAACGACGCTCTCGCCCTTCGCTCCGGGAGCCTGACTCGGTTTCATTCGAG AACCGCACCAAGCATCTCGGTCCTTGAATACCTCAATAGATTAGCCAAGCATGCGACGCTGACGCCGCCTCTACTGCTATCTATGGTTTACTACATCGACCGTCTATGTGCATTATATCCAGAATTCACAATTAACACACTTACCGTTCATCGTTTCTTGATAACGGCTGCCACGGTTGCGGCCAAAGGCCTGTCAGATCTATTTTGGAACAACACGACGTACGCGCGGGTAGGGGGAGTGAGGGTCGCCGAGCTCAAGTTGCTGGAGCTTGAGTTTCTTTACAGAGTAGATTGGAAAATTGTCCCAAACCCTGAGGTCCTTGTGGCATATTAtcgcggcctcgtcgagcgctGCCCTGGCTACGCGCTacaagaggaggaggcagtAGACTCGGACGAAGATTTTGATGCtgttgatgacgatgggTCGACGGAAATTTCAGATGGCGTCGGTGACGACAGTGGAGACtcgccggaggaggagagccCGGCCAAGTCTGCACATGGCGAAGACGCAGTAGGGCCGTCGCAGGCTGCGTAA
- a CDS encoding Putative armadillo-type containing protein ARMC8/Vid28 has product MARLSNPPILSQLLSARGFAEQTSALRALKNDVVGHAQKKEMWAGLGALDPVVEILNAARSPVKVNGKDTRPSASSRWLSEEETLRLQALQLLASFANGGTAFVEPLLVAGALPAVLHNICPISNAPLLVTAALRVVLNIIEAAALSQPTSPVDTQALADAVFASEHIESFNSILCSTPTVPEHQTQVTLVANIISQLCRDERHQLAMASQGVLDSLATRLASIAVAEGHVVPYAEILGRVDHMSDFIPEPAPSSSILAPVLEALATIISDSRFRACMLLCSPAIMAIFPAMKFTPSKEVRAPWNSLEVSGLGFARQQSLSAIDYLLPAVPIQQGRVSGSQQSHFPALGSSEARERARSAASKYSSTASVWEASRFELFGNEGEPDEEQESPLIPWLIVMVRSRQNLERLMAANLLTSLFRSGFGTKCLRETSLGLLVVPVLMAMLDQLQAAPPVVKSPLIDADTALKWTILERTPAILARMITDSEPLQKAAFDCGAVKCYSKLLKDAYEPIPSSAYAKVWSPQVDANMEMGNTSPSCALGPGGQPPLLAHRVRMRESALKAIGALAAGKDEYRKAFVEQDVVAHIVQSLSPTPGKPSNPKDRSKPTEPDGPVRDGSSPDHNSGYGSNPLSVLIAGCHAVRMLSRSVSILRTSLVDYAVAVPLFRFLRHPSVDVQIAATAAICNLVTSVSSMREVLADRGVMKILCEHAHSLNPALRLNALWALKHYVHDVDPETKKHCLEELESGWLVQLICDDTEDDALFLARSKMDKHTAVETGNDLDGDIEMDQADPLSRSWISSTMPPQDADGRSSAKLRQAEAKLAALREAEINPLRKARNDDLAIQEQGLDFIRNMIGTTSKEDDNETKTAEMIDYLFSELGQDRFFDILARKLQAKVLHPTSRRSTGPGRETRVLYPQAKIIQAVVYVLVHMAASVPRHKQLVVAQTDLLKLLANHFNSKDKEVRVALCHLITNLTCPGDGSRTSAQRVYELKKLGFLTKLEGLEDDCELDVRERAKGAVCQMKQNNSY; this is encoded by the exons ATGGCGCGCCTGTCGAACCCCCCGATCCTTTCACAACTGTTGAGTGCAAGGGGTTTTGCAGAGCAGACGAGTGCGCTGCGGGCCCTCAAGAACGATGTCGTCGGGCATgcgcagaagaaggagatgTGGGCTGGCTTGGGCGCCCTAGACCCCGTTGTTGAGATTCTCAATGCTGCCCGGTCGCCAGTCAAGGTCAACGGCAAGGACACTCGGCCCAGCGCCAGTTCTAGGTGGTtgagcgaggaggagactCTGAGGCTCCAGGCACTCCAGCTTCTAGCGAGCTTTGCCAACG GTGGCACCGCCTTCGTCGAACCCCTTCTCGTTGCCGGTGCCCTGCCAGCTGTGTTGCACAACATTTGCCCGATTTCGAATGCCCCCTTGCTCGTTACAGCCGCACTCCGCGTCGTGCTTAacatcatcgaggccgccgccttgtCACAACCGACCTCGCCAGTCGATACGCAGGCTttggccgacgccgtctttGCTTCCGAACACATCGAGTCCTTCAACAGCATATTATGCAGCACACCCACCGTGCCCGAGCATCAAACACAAGTCACGTTGGTAGCCAACATAATCAGCCAGCTATGTCGGGACGAGAGGCATCAACTCGCCATGGCAAGCCAAGGCGTCCTCGATTCGCTCGCAACGCGGCTGGCgagcatcgccgtcgccgaaggGCACGTGGTTCCTTACGCCGAAATACTTGGCCGTGTGGACCACATGTCGGACTTCATCCCGGAACCGGCACCGTCGAGCTCTATCTTGGCCCCGGTCCTGGAGGCATTGGCTACCATCATCTCAGACTCTCGGTTCAGGGCTTGCATGCTGCTGTGTTCTCCTGCAATCATGGCCATTTTCCCCGCCATGAAGTTCACACCCTCAAAGGAGGTCAGAGCTCCCTGGAATTCTCTCGAGGTCAGTGGTCTAGGTTTTGCGCGGCAGCAAAGTCTCAGCGCCATAGACTATCTACTTCCTGCCGTTCCCATCCAACAGGGTCGGGTCTCTGGTTCGCAACAATCACACTTCCCCGCTTTGGGCTCCTCTGAGGCACGTGAGCGGGCTCGCTCAGCTGCGAGCAAGTACAGTTCTACGGCATCCGTTTGGGAGGCTTCCCGCTTTGAGCTTTTTGGTAACGAGGGGGAGCCTGATGAGGAACAGGAGAGCCCCCTCATCCCTTGGTTGATTGTTATGGTCAGATCAAGGCAAAACTTGGAACGCTTGATGGCCGCCAATCTCCTCACTTCGCTCTTCCGGTCTGGATTCGGTACCAAGTGTTTGAGAGAGACGAGTCTTGGGCTGTTGGTCGTCCCTGTGTTGATGGCAATGCTGGATCAGCTCCAGGCGGCACCGCCGGTTGTCAAGTCGCCCCTTATCGACGCGGACACAGCATTGAAGTGGACGATTCTGGAAAGGACGCCAGCCATTCTCGCTCGAATGATAACGGACAGCGAGCCGCTCCAGAAGGCTGCTTTTGATTGCGGGGCCGTCAAATGCTACAGCAAGCTCCTCAAGGATGCGTACGAGCCCATCCCATCGTCGGCATACGCCAAGGTCTGGTCGCCTCAGGTTGACGCAAACATGGAGATGGGAAACACATCTCCTTCGTGTGCTCTAGGTCCAGGAGGGCAGCCACCACTCCTGGCTCACAGAGTAAGGATGCGCGAAAGCGCCTTGAAGGCAATAGGAGCACTGGCAGCAGGCAAGGATGAGTATCGTAAGGCTTTTGTTGAACAGGATGTTGTCGCCCACATTGTGCAGTCACTCTCGCCTACACCTGGCAAGCCTTCGAATCCCAAGGATCGCAGTAAACCCACCGAGCCGGATGGGCCTGTTCGTGATGGATCCTCACCTGACCACAACTCTGGGTATGGTAGTAACCCGCTGTCGGTGTTGATTGCAGGGTGCCACGCGGTCAGAATGCTGTCACGGTCTGTGAGCATTCTCAGAACATCCTTGGTGGACTATGCCGTGGCCGTCCCCCTATTCCGGTTTCTCAGGCACCCCAGCGTAGATGTCCAAATCGCCGCCACTGCAGCGATCTGCAATTTGGTCACTAGTGTCAGCTCCATGAGAGAG GTTCTGGCCGATAGGGGTGTTATGAAGATTCTGTGCGAGCACGCCCACTCCCTCAACCCCGCGCTACGCCTCAATGCGCTCTGGGCACTGAAGCATTACGTCCATGACGTTGAccccgagaccaagaagcaTTGTTTGGAGGAGCTTGAGTCCGGTTGGCTGGTCCAGCTGATCTGTGACGACACAGAGGATGATGCGCTTTTCCTCGCGAGATCCAAGATGGACAAGCACACTGCAGTGGAAACTGGGAACGACTTGGACGGCGACATCGAAATGGACCAAGCGGACCCGTTGTCTAGATCGTGGATAAGttcgacgatgccgccacAGGACGCTGACGGGAGGTCATCAGCAAAACTACGGCAAGCAGAGGCCAAGCTTGCCGCCCTTCGCGAAGCTGAGATCAATCCACTACGAAAAGCACGGAACGACGATCTTGCCATCCAGGAACAAGGTCTTGACTTCATCCGGAACATGATAGGAACGACCAGCAAGGAGGATGACAACGAGACAAAAACCGCGGAGATGATTGACTATCTCTTCAGCGAGCTGGGACAGGACAGATTCTTCGATATCCTGGCCAGGAAGTTGCAGGCCAAGGTCCTCCACCCAACGTCGAGACGGTCCACTGGGCCTGGGCGCGAAACCCGGGTGCTCTACCCACAGGCCAAGATCATCCAGGCTGTGGTATACGTCCTCGTCCACATGGCGGCCAGTGTCCCGCGTCACAAGCAACTGGTGGTTGCGCAGACTGACCTACTCAAGCTGTTGGCGAATCACTTCAATagcaaggacaaggaggtgCGGGTAGCCCTCTGCCACTTGATAACCAACCTCACATGTCCTGGAGACGGTTCACGAACAAGCGCCCAGCGGGTATACGAACTGAAGAAGTTGGGTTTCCTGACCAAGTTGGAAGGGTTAGAAGACGATTGCGAACTAGATGTGCGCGAGCGGGCCAAGGGCGCAGTGTGTCAGATGAAGCAGAACAACAGTTACTAG
- a CDS encoding Putative archaeal/bacterial/fungal rhodopsin, yro2-like, 7TM domain-containing protein — protein MGLILRRANEALDINPLPRVEEELSVNGSNWLWACVAIYSFFFLDAFALSHKPKGNEKIFHYLLNIALLVGAITYFANASNLGWSVIPQDRDTSRQIFFNKYINWVVVFPIVCILLGLVANSSWATIAWHVFLSWVWVISYLVSAFTPTVYKWGFFVFGTVAYLVMAASIFGEGRIGAKRVGTQGDYWILAGYFNLLWLLYPIAFGVSEGGNTIGVTPHFIFFGILDVLMIPFGAVIFMTLSRKWDYNALNLYFTQYGRVPQGGHFPEKSAAAPAPTANPSGNQQV, from the exons ATGGGTCTGATTCTCCGGCGCGCTAACGAGGCACTCGACATCAACCCTCTTCCTCGTGTTGAGGAGGAACTCAGTGTCAATGGTTCAAACTGGCTGTGGGCCTGTGTTGCGATCTACTCGTTCTTCTTC ctcgacgccttcgccctctCACACAAGCCCAAAGGCAATGAAAAGATATTCCACTATCTCCTCAACATCGCTCTGCTCGTCGGGGCCATCACTTACTTCGCCAATGCTTCCAATCTCGGCTGGTCTGTTATTCCCCAGGACAGAGATACCTCGCGACAGATCTTCTTCAACAAGTACATCAACTGGGTCGTGGTCTTTCCTATTGTAtgcatcctcctcggcctcgtcgccaactCGTCATGGGCCACAATTGCCTGGCACGTCTTCCTTTCCTGGGTTTGGGTCATTAGCTACCTGGTCTCCGCCTTCACCCCCACCGTCTACAAGTGGGggttcttcgtcttcggcaccgtcgccTATCTTGTCATGGCCGCTTCGATATTCGGCGAAGGGAGGATTGGGGCCAAGCGCGTCGGGACCCAAGGAGACTACTGGATCCTTGCCGGCTACTTCAACCTGCTGTGGCTTCTCTACCCCATTGCGTTTGGCGTTTCTGAGGGTGGCAACACCATCGGCGTCACACCTCACTTCATATTCTTCGGTATCCTGGATGTTTTGATGATCCCCTTCGGTGCTGTCATCTTCATGACGCTCTCCAGAAAGTGGGACTATAACGCTTTGAATCTTTACTTCACTCAGTACGGCCGGGTTCCTCAGGGCGGACATTTCCCTGAGAAGTCGGCAGCTGCCCCTGCCCCGACGGCGAATCCTTCTGGAAACCAGCAAGTCTAA
- a CDS encoding Putative velvet factor: protein MSPLIAHRPPLEAVAESESYTDRPTRGGPRKFYELKVLQQPERARACGSGLKSAADRRPVDPPPVVQLHVYEGPTREEARDITFSYKANFFLFAELCPARPMAHGRVNTPAAALAPVLTGMPVSGMAYLDRPTEAGYFLFPDLSVRHEGRYVLVFHLYEDIKQDEDRDLEGDSSDEAINPSFLYRMAVKSVPFSVFSAKKFPGLTESTSLSKTISEQGCRVRIRRDVRMRRRDGKPTGNEFENNPENEYRNGRRTQTPEIRSNAEQYRARSSSNSSEHRAAYPPVPERRPSIVETFQAPPPPPPPMSYGPAPSTNVHLRFGSDASIAPYPPHQYGQPAVQPPPISPTTASYQSSQPSPYHPNSGYVYSSRPSSQYAASNPPPTPRDAYDRRPSATVMPPSPSVYGSAHGPKDMDMARREPDYRRDSLPPRQLAPVSEAPSQMGTKLPPMLPSIERLTSVPSHLTGRTEPIEAAPVSMYDQLPEVARAGAKRGYGDTFVEDTRPLFDRQRQQDVHHASALYNQRFLPTENMEYKRADGSCKLRQNNSYLP, encoded by the exons ATGTCACCTTTAATTGCCCACCGCCCTCCGCTCGAGGCCGTAGCCGAGTCGGAGTCCTATACCGACAGGCCGACGAGAGGTGGCCCGAGGAAGTTTTATGAACTGAAGGTTCTGCAACAACCCGAGCGTGCGCGAGCATGTGGTTCTGGCCTGAAGT CTGCCGCCGACCGTCGTCCTGTCGACCCACCTCCCGTTGTACAGCTGCATGTTTACGAGGGCCCCAcgagagaagaagcgcgagaCATCACTTTCAGCTACAAGGCAAACTTCTTTCTGTTCGCCGAACTCTGCCCTGCTCGCCCCATGGCTCATGGGCGCGTCAATACCCCCGCTGCGGCCCTGGCTCCTGTGTTGACGGGTATGCCTGTGTCCGGGATGGCCTACCTGGACCGACCTACCGAAGCTGGCTACTTTTTGTTCCCCGACCTGTCAGTTCGTCATGAGGGACGCTACGTCCTGGTCTTTCATCTCTACGAGGATATCAAGCAAGATGAGGACCGCGATCTCGAAGGTGATTCAtccgacgaggccatcaatCCGAGCTTTCTGTACAGAATGGCCGTCAAGTCTGTGCCTTTCAGTGTCTTTAGCGCCAAGAAGTTCCCAGGTCTTACGGAGAGCACGAGCCTGAGCAAGACCATATCTGAGCAGGGCTGCCGTGTAAGAATCCGTCGCGACGTTCGCATGAGGAGGCGTGACGGCAAACCCACCGGAAACGAATTCGAGAACAACCCCGAGAATGAGTACAGGAACGGCAGGAGGACGCAAACCCCCGAGATACGAAGCAACGCCGAACAATACCGAGCTCGATCGTCTAGCAACAGCAGCGAACACCGCGCTGCATACCCGCCGGTCCCTGAGCGGAGGCCTTCCATTGTTGAGACGTTCCAGGccccgccaccaccgccgccgcccatgtcGTATGGCCCGGCACCATCAACCAACGTTCATCTGCGATTTGGATCCGATGCCTCCATTGCCCCGTACCCCCCTCACCAGTACGGACAACCTGCAGtccagccgccgcccattTCACCGACCACGGCTTCCTACCAGTCGAGCCAGCCTTCACCGTATCACCCAAACTCCGGTTACGTCTACTCCAGTCGGCCCAGCTCTCAGTACGCAGCGAGCAAcccgccgccaacaccacGCGATGCCTACGACCGACGTCCATCTGCCACGGTAATGCCGCCATCTCCTTCCGTCTATGGCTCTGCTCACGGCCCCAaggacatggacatggccAGGCGTGAGCCCGACTACAGGAGAGACTCGTTGCCCCCTCGGCAGCTGGCCCCTGTGTCAGAGGCCCCCTCACAGATGGGCACCAAGCTTCCGCCCATGCTTCCCTCTATCGAGAGGCTTACGTCGGTGCCCTCTCACTTGACAGGCCGTACTGAGCCCATTGAGGCCGCTCCTGTTTCGATGTACGACCAGTTGCCGGAGGTTGCCCGTGCAGGCGCTAAGCGTGGCTACGGAGATACGTTCGTCGAGGACACGCGTCCTCTGTTTGACAGACAACGCCAACAAGACGTCCACCACGCCAGCGCTCTTTATAATCAACGCTTCTTACCGACAGAAAACATGGAGTACAAGCGTGCTGATGGCTCATGCAAGCTTAGGCAAAACAACTCGTATTTGCCTTGA
- a CDS encoding Putative zn(2)Cys(6) fungal-type DNA-binding domain, fungal transcription factor — protein MNSAQPLLPLLAAAPDHNDFDYGVFFQGDELLLGDENAYSSETLSDSPPNGVSASLHGNHGGENPSQNATAQKQRLERRGHTKSRRGCFNCKRRRIKCQETHPSCGHCVKSGLKCEYPNAPAIVHQPHHQVPLFSLQDMRFFQHFMLQCYPHHPLGNENIWTHEVPCLSQSHEFLMHAILGMAACDLMSTDPSLLSFAMAHRVKAIKAIKKSLAELPRQKGTTSEHANALVATCFALTFQSVTFEDGMAEYMTFIRGILIIGTQMWIKGIKPIFVNLVGDDSHAVLEPKMEGLPLIQKEWADGAVEAIGGLRGLCRDVVEIEYFEIIMDMATKLHSSSWEAYQALSKHYGWWIQLPHEKFQRVIDMGNQTMILLASHWIALKQIMAFITNVEHECREKAPSQGSTVDLGIIRWLGYLNKQVDHEHLIYNQWPLWVESQLSRDLEFFGKRF, from the exons ATGAATTCTGCTCAACCATTGCTTCCCCTTCTCGCGGCCGCGCCGGATCATAACGACTTTGATTACGGGGTATTCTTTCAGGGTGATGAGCTGCTTCTCGGAGACGAGAACGCCTATTCGAGCGAAACGCTCTCAGATTCCCCCCCAAATGGGGTATCTGCATCTCTACATGGAAACCATGGCGGAGAGAATCCATCACAGAATGCCACCGCCCAGAAGCAACGACTCGAGAGGAGGGGACACACGAAAAGTAGAAGAGGGTGTTTCAACTGCAAGCGACGGCGAATCAAG TGCCAAGAGACACATCCGTCCTGCGGTCATTGTGTCAAGTCGGGACTGAAATGCGAATATCCAAATGCCCCAGCTATCGTACACCAG CCTCATCATCAAGTGCCACTGTTCAGCCTGCAAGACATGCGGTTCTTTCAGCACTTCATGCTGCAGTGTTATCCACATCACCCCCTGGGGAACGAGAACATCTGGACGCACGAGGTTCCATGCTTGTCCCAAAGT CACGAGTTTCTCATGCACGCCATCCTCGGAATGGCCGCCTGCGATCTGATGAGCACCGACCCGAGCCTTTTGAGCTTTGCCATGGCACACCGCGTCAAGGCCATAAAGGCCATCAAGAAGTCCCTCGCCGAGTTGCCCCGTCAGAAGGGCACGACGTCGGAGCACGCCAACGCGCTGGTGGCGACTTGCTTCGCGCTGACGTTCCAGTCGGTGACGTTCGAGGATGGCATGGCCGAGTACATGACTTTCATCCGcggcatcctcatcatcggcacGCAGATGTGGATCAAAGGCATCAAACCCATCTTCGTgaacctcgtcggcgacgattCGCACGCCGTGCTGGAGCCCAAGATGGAGGGCCTGCCGCTGATCCAGAAAGAATGGGCCGATGGCGCggtcgaggccatcggcggACTGCGAGGGCTTTGCCGGGATGTGGTGGAGATTGAGTATTTCGAGATTATCATGGACATGGCGACCAAGCTGCATTCGTCGTCGTGGGAAG CGTATCAAGCCCTATCGAAGCACTACGGATGGTGGATTCAGCTCCCGCACGAGAAGTTCCAGCGCGTCATCGACATGGGGAACCAGACCATGATCCTCCTGGCGAGCCACTGGATCGCCTTGAAGCAGATCATGGCCTTCATCACCAACGTAGAGCACGAGTGCCGCGAGAAGGCGCCGTCACAAGGGAGCACGGTCGATCTGGGCATTATTCGCTGGCTGGGGTATCTCAACAAGCAGGTTGACCACGAGCACCTCATCTACAACCAGTGGCCGTTGTGGGTGGAGAGCCAGCTGAGCCGGGATTTGGAATTCTTTGGGAAGAGATTCTGA
- a CDS encoding Putative glycoside hydrolase superfamily, asl1-like, glycosyl hydrolase catalytic, which yields MYTKKAVSVVASLALAKQALGFNAHRHMHADKRDMKVDIVTHWVTVTVIEGQSVPASTPTPTPAPQPEVPEVQYTPTTTSTSIVVVPTPTPIIAAPSTTLLTSVAPQASSSQPPVVEQAKVVAASVSSTTGGKRGVAYNDATKVNPFFSGSCKECSWAYNWDSSDNGLSASGVDFVPMLWGPIDIHTARWTQNADASIAKGSTHILSFNECDMPSQCNLDAGSAAAAHIKYVNPYAGKVKIGAPAITNSNIAGQGLDWLKSWVSACDTAGCSYDFCVTHWYSPSDAASTLFDHIKSVHEICNGKPVWLTEFAPFGTTEQITSFVQTNIPKLDSLEYLERYSYFMASDGVLNSGSGLSALGQAYASA from the coding sequence ATGTACACCAAGAAGGCTGTTTCTGTCGTCGCCTCGCTTGCCCTCGCCAAGCAGGCCCTGGGCTTCAACGCTCATCGCCACATGCATGCAGACAAGCGCGACATGAAGGTTGACATTGTCACCCACTGGGTCACTGTCACTGTAATCGAGGGCCAGTCGGTGCCTGCCAgcactcccactcccactcctGCTCCCCAGCCCGAGGTCCCCGAGGTCCAGTACACCCCGACCACCACTTCCACCTCCATTGTCGTGGTCCCGACCCCAACTCCCATCATTGCTGCCCCCAGCACCACCCTCCTCACTTCGGTTGCCCCCCAGGCCTCCTCTTCTCAGCCTCCCGTTgtcgagcaggccaaggTCGTTGCTGCCAGTGTCAGCTCCACTACCGGTGGCAAGCGCGGTGTCGCCTACAACGATGCCACCAAGGTCaaccccttcttctccggcTCTTGCAAAGAGTGCTCCTGGGCCTACAACTGGGACTCGAGCGACAACGGCCTCTCCGCCTCGGGCGTTGACTTCGTTCCCATGCTCTGGGGCCCTATCGACATCCACACTGCCCGCTGGACCCAGAACGCCgacgcctccatcgccaaggGCTCTACTCATATCCTGAGCTTCAACGAGTGCGACATGCCCTCCCAGTGCAACCTTGACGCCGGttccgctgccgccgctcacATCAAATACGTTAACCCCTATGCCGGCAAGGTCAAGATCGGCGCCcccgccatcaccaacagcaacatTGCCGGCCAGGGTCTCGACTGGCTCAAGTCGTGGGTGTCTGCTTGCGACACCGCCGGTTGCTCCTACGACTTCTGCGTCACCCACTGGTACTCCCCTtccgacgccgcctccacccTCTTCGACCACATCAAGTCGGTCCACGAGATCTGCAATGGCAAGCCCGTCTGGCTCACCGAGTTCGCCCCCTTTGGCACCACCGAGCAGATCACCAGCTTCGTCCAGACCAACATCCCCAAGCTGGACAGCCTCGAGTATCTTGAGCGCTACTCCTACTTCATGGCCAGCGACGGCGTTCTCAACTCGGGCTCCGGCCTTAGCGCTCTTGGCCAGGCCTATGCCTCGGCGTAA